The Magnetospirillum sp. 15-1 genome has a window encoding:
- the fdh3B gene encoding formate dehydrogenase FDH3 subunit beta, with protein MARMKFLCDGERCIHCSGCVTACKNEHEVPWGINRRRVVTLNDGKPGQKSLSVACMHCSDAPCMAVCPVDCFYQTNDGIVLHNKDLCIGCGYCFYACPFGAPQYPSTGNFGGRGKMDKCTFCAGGPEADHSKAELEKYGRNRIAEGKLPLCAEMCATKALLAGDGDMVSTIYRERVMARGFGSGAAGWGQAYGEQRRERAREGAGAPAKDK; from the coding sequence ATGGCCCGCATGAAATTCCTCTGCGACGGCGAACGCTGCATCCACTGCAGCGGCTGCGTCACCGCCTGCAAGAACGAGCACGAGGTGCCCTGGGGCATCAACCGCCGCCGCGTCGTGACGCTCAACGACGGCAAACCGGGGCAGAAATCCCTGTCGGTGGCCTGCATGCACTGTTCCGACGCGCCGTGCATGGCGGTCTGCCCAGTGGATTGCTTCTACCAGACCAATGACGGCATCGTGCTGCACAACAAGGATCTGTGCATCGGCTGCGGCTATTGCTTCTACGCCTGTCCGTTCGGTGCGCCGCAATACCCCTCCACCGGCAATTTCGGCGGGCGCGGCAAGATGGACAAGTGCACCTTCTGCGCCGGCGGCCCCGAGGCCGACCATTCCAAGGCGGAGCTGGAGAAGTACGGCCGCAACCGCATCGCCGAGGGCAAGCTGCCGCTCTGCGCCGAGATGTGCGCCACCAAGGCCCTGCTGGCCGGCGACGGCGACATGGTCTCCACCATCTACCGCGAGCGCGTCATGGCGCGGGGCTTCGGCTCGGGCGCGGCGGGCTGGGGCCAGGCCTATGGCGAGCAGCGGCGCGAGCGGGCCCGCGAAGGCGCCGGTGCTCCGGCCAAGGACAAATAG
- a CDS encoding formate dehydrogenase subunit gamma, with translation MSRTILAVLLLVLGLGMAGFGKIGPVRAASYDGDIPTAAQSDRITSPDSWRAIRQGEAGYIGGQPVARGVLIQSEGEIWRNFRNGKLAVYAGWLLIGVSAAIAAFYFIRGKIMMEGGPSGTFILRFTKMERIGHWLTAGSFMVLAVTGLNILFGRWIIEPWLGKTLFSWITWAGKWLHNIAGFVFIVGLVMIFFLWARDNLWDRYDWGWIKGGGGLLKKGVHPPAAKFNFGQKTQFWMVILVGALVSSTGLNLLFPFTMGDIHAMQVMQLIHAALAVVMVLFILGHIYIGTVGMEGASTAVTTGYVDREWARTHHAVWVEEAEKGEPKAAE, from the coding sequence ATGAGCCGAACCATCCTCGCCGTTCTGCTGCTGGTTCTCGGTCTCGGCATGGCCGGTTTCGGAAAAATCGGACCCGTCCGGGCCGCCAGCTACGACGGCGACATCCCCACCGCCGCCCAGTCCGACCGTATCACCTCGCCCGATTCCTGGCGCGCCATCCGTCAGGGCGAGGCCGGTTATATCGGCGGGCAGCCCGTGGCGCGCGGCGTGCTGATCCAGTCCGAGGGCGAAATCTGGCGCAACTTCCGCAACGGCAAGCTGGCGGTCTATGCCGGCTGGCTGCTGATCGGCGTCAGCGCGGCCATCGCCGCCTTCTACTTCATCCGCGGCAAGATCATGATGGAGGGTGGTCCCTCGGGAACCTTCATCCTGCGCTTCACCAAGATGGAACGCATCGGCCACTGGCTGACCGCCGGCTCGTTCATGGTGCTGGCGGTGACGGGCCTGAACATCCTGTTCGGCCGCTGGATCATCGAGCCCTGGCTGGGCAAGACCCTGTTCTCCTGGATAACCTGGGCGGGCAAGTGGCTGCACAACATCGCCGGCTTCGTCTTCATCGTCGGGCTGGTGATGATCTTCTTCCTGTGGGCGCGGGACAATCTGTGGGACCGCTATGACTGGGGCTGGATCAAGGGCGGCGGCGGCCTGTTGAAGAAAGGCGTTCACCCCCCCGCCGCCAAGTTCAATTTCGGCCAGAAGACCCAGTTCTGGATGGTCATCCTGGTGGGCGCCCTGGTGTCGTCGACGGGGCTCAACCTGCTGTTCCCCTTCACCATGGGCGACATCCACGCCATGCAGGTGATGCAGCTGATCCACGCCGCCCTGGCGGTGGTGATGGTGCTGTTCATCCTGGGGCACATCTATATCGGCACCGTCGGCATGGAAGGCGCCTCCACCGCCGTGACCACCGGCTATGTGGACCGCGAATGGGCGCGCACCCACCACGCCGTCTGGGTCGAGGAAGCGGAAAAGGGCGAGCCGAAGGCGGCGGAGTAA
- a CDS encoding transferase hexapeptide repeat family protein, producing the protein MTGLCYAFEGMVPVVDPTAYVHPTAVLIGDVRIGPGCFIGPGASLRADFSSVIIGAGVNIQDNCILHGTPGFHTVIEDYGHIGHAAVVHGCRIRRNALVGMASSIYDGAEVGEEAIIAAMAFVPAGFKIPPRTLVAGLPAKVLRELSDEEVARKTRGTEAYQQLAARALKSMVPCEPLSAPEPGRAELNPSALWPDDLTRHKPKG; encoded by the coding sequence ATGACCGGCCTTTGCTACGCGTTCGAGGGAATGGTGCCGGTGGTTGACCCCACCGCTTACGTCCATCCCACCGCCGTGCTGATCGGCGACGTCCGCATCGGCCCCGGCTGCTTCATCGGGCCGGGTGCGAGCCTGCGTGCCGATTTCTCCAGCGTGATCATCGGGGCCGGCGTCAACATCCAGGACAATTGCATCCTGCACGGCACGCCCGGCTTCCACACGGTGATCGAGGATTACGGCCATATCGGCCACGCCGCCGTGGTGCACGGCTGCCGTATCCGCCGCAACGCCCTGGTGGGCATGGCGTCGTCCATCTATGACGGCGCCGAAGTGGGGGAGGAGGCGATCATCGCCGCCATGGCCTTCGTGCCGGCCGGCTTCAAGATTCCGCCCCGCACCCTGGTGGCCGGTCTGCCCGCCAAGGTGCTGCGCGAACTGTCCGACGAGGAAGTGGCGCGCAAGACCCGCGGCACCGAGGCCTACCAGCAACTGGCCGCCCGCGCGCTGAAGTCCATGGTGCCGTGCGAGCCCTTGAGCGCGCCGGAGCCGGGCCGGGCCGAGCTTAATCCCAGCGCTCTGTGGCCGGACGATCTGACCCGGCACAAGCCCAAGGGCTGA
- a CDS encoding thioesterase family protein, with translation MSHKREISRQADYPFRVEIQTRWSDNDMFGHLNNVVYQRFFEHIVVKFLTGPCGLDLMSAPVITFAAESSCRFLKPLSYPTPVVAGIRIDHMGRTSARYGLALFEDGCDEAAAEGHWIHVFVDRASQRPVPIPDAVRAVFEAHRRMP, from the coding sequence ATGAGTCACAAGAGGGAAATTTCGCGGCAGGCCGATTATCCCTTTCGTGTCGAGATTCAGACCCGGTGGTCGGACAACGATATGTTCGGCCACCTCAATAACGTGGTTTATCAACGTTTTTTCGAGCACATCGTGGTCAAGTTCCTGACCGGGCCTTGTGGGCTCGATCTGATGAGCGCGCCGGTGATCACCTTCGCCGCCGAGTCGTCCTGCCGCTTCTTGAAGCCGCTTTCCTATCCCACGCCGGTGGTGGCGGGTATCCGCATCGACCACATGGGCCGCACCAGCGCCCGCTATGGCCTGGCGCTGTTCGAGGACGGCTGCGACGAGGCCGCCGCCGAGGGCCATTGGATCCATGTCTTCGTCGACCGGGCCAGCCAGCGCCCGGTTCCCATTCCCGACGCGGTGCGTGCCGTGTTCGAAGCCCATCGGAGGATGCCATGA
- a CDS encoding 3-hydroxybutyrate dehydrogenase — MLNGKRALVTGSTSGIGLGIARALAAQGVSVMLNGFGDAAEIEALRAGLAREFGVTVLYNGADLSKSDGAGELVRDTEGRLGGLDILVNNAGIQHVAPVEEFPLERWDAVIAINLTAVFQGIRAALPGMKARGWGRIVNVASVHGVVASVNKAAYIAAKHGVVGLTKVVGLETAEIDVTCNAICPGWVLTPLVQKQIDARAEAQGVAVEQAGRDLLTEKQPSKKFTTPEQIGELAVFLCSPAAANMTGIALPMDGGWTAQ, encoded by the coding sequence ATGTTGAACGGCAAGCGAGCCCTGGTCACAGGGTCCACCAGCGGTATCGGCCTCGGCATCGCCCGCGCCCTGGCGGCGCAAGGTGTCTCGGTCATGCTCAACGGCTTCGGCGACGCGGCAGAAATCGAGGCGTTGCGCGCCGGTCTCGCCAGGGAATTCGGTGTTACCGTGCTCTATAACGGCGCCGATCTGTCCAAGTCCGATGGGGCGGGCGAACTGGTGCGCGATACGGAAGGCCGCCTGGGCGGCCTCGACATCCTGGTCAACAATGCCGGCATCCAGCATGTGGCGCCGGTGGAGGAGTTTCCGCTGGAGCGCTGGGATGCGGTGATCGCCATCAATCTAACGGCGGTGTTCCAGGGCATCCGTGCCGCCCTGCCGGGTATGAAGGCGCGCGGCTGGGGCCGGATCGTCAACGTCGCCTCGGTGCATGGGGTGGTGGCTTCGGTCAACAAGGCTGCCTATATCGCCGCCAAGCACGGCGTGGTCGGCCTGACCAAGGTGGTCGGGCTGGAAACCGCCGAGATCGACGTCACCTGCAACGCCATCTGTCCCGGCTGGGTGCTGACGCCCCTGGTGCAAAAGCAGATCGACGCCCGTGCCGAGGCCCAGGGCGTGGCCGTCGAGCAGGCGGGCCGCGATCTGCTGACCGAGAAGCAGCCGTCGAAGAAATTCACCACGCCGGAACAGATCGGCGAATTGGCGGTGTTCCTGTGTTCGCCCGCCGCCGCCAATATGACCGGCATCGCCCTGCCCATGGACGGGGGCTGGACGGCGCAATGA